The stretch of DNA CAATTAATCCTTTTGGCGATGGTACAGCAGCAGAAAAAATTGTTAAAATTATTGATAATTTTTTATTAAAGATTGAAAATAAAAAATAATTTCATCAAAAAATTTTTAAGTTAAAAAATGTATACTTTTTCTCGGTTTTAGGATTATAATCAAAAATCAAAAATCAGCCTAATTAGACTGATTCTTTGTCTTAAAAACATTTTTACATTTAAAAAGAAAGAATTAAATAAAATAATAATTTAAATTCAATCTAGCTTTACGAATTTTTGCTAAAAGTTGCTCAACTGTTTCAAGTTTTTGCTCAATTTGTTCGGCTAAAGGAGAATCTTGTTTGTAGTTTTTTTGATGCAATTGAAGTTTAGTCAAAGTTGATTTAACTGTATTTAATTCTTTTTCTATTTTAGTTAATAGAATTATTAATCGGGCAACTTTAACAGTTTTTTCTTCAGCAATTATTTCTTGTTGAATAGCGTTTAAATAATTATTAATATCTTCCATGAATTTAATGATTTAATTAACCGAGCGTTTAATAATTGAGAAATTGTTTAATTTTCTTAATCTCAGTATATAAGTGAAAATCTCTAAATACTGTAAAGTTTATGTAATTGTTCGTAGAGATTATGTAAATAATATGTGAATTACCAGAGTAAATTTACGATTGAGGTCTTGTGTATAACTAATGAGTAAAGTTTACTAAGGAGTAATTGAGAATTAGAAATTTTTGTAATTTTTGCAGTAAATTTTTTCTTATTAATTTTCTTGAAAATAACAAGAATAATTTATATAAAATCAAATTTTTAAATAATAATTACTTTAAATTTGAGCAATTTTACGGAAGACAAAACGCAATCAACTAGTCTTCGACGCTTTTCGAGTACGCTGGCGCAACAAGCGATCGCTTTAAAAATGTAAACTTAAAACTGTTATAAATAGGCTTGATTTGCTTGCGTAAATTTTCATCCTTGATAACCGTGTCTAGAAAATCTACTTGCTTACTGATTGCAGCTAGTGGTACAGGAGGACATTTATTTCCTGCCTTAGCTGTAGCCGAACAATTATCTGATTATCAAATCGAATGGTTAGGAGTTGCTAATCGTCTAGAAAAAACGTTAGTTCCTGACTGCTACACTCGACACACTATTAATATTGAAGGATTTCAACAAGGGTTTGGCTTGAAAACTCTTCCCATCCTTGTTCGTTTTGTGATGGCAGTTTTTCAAGTGCGACAACTAATTAAAAAGTACCAAATTGATGCCGTATTTACTACAGGAGGTTATATTGCTGCTCCTGCTATCTTAGCTGCTCGTTTACAGAATATTCCAGCGATTCTTCATGAATCAAATTATATTCCTGGAAAAGTTACTCGTTGGTTGAGTCGTTGGTGTGATGTTGTGGCTTTAGGTTTTGCAGGCACTGCTCAGTATTTACCCAACATTGAAACTGTTTATGTTAGTACTCCTGTGCGATCGCAGTTTTTTAGCAGTCAAAATTTAGATTTAGCGATTCCTCCTGGCGTACCTTTAATTGTGGTTGTAGGAGGTTCTCAAGGTGCAGTAGCAGTCAATCAATTAGTAAGACAAGCTGCTGCTGCTTGGTTAGATCTGGGAGCGTACATCGTTCATCTCACAGGAGAAAAAGACCTAGATGTGCAGAGTTTTCAACATCCCCATTATATTTGTTTGCCTTTTTATGAAAACATGGCAGGATTATTACAAAGAGCGAATTTAGTCATTAGTCGTGCTGGCGCAGGAACTTTAACTGAACTAGCGGTTACCAGTACTCCAGCTATTTTAATTCCCTATCCTTATGCAGCCGAAGATCATCAAACTTATAATGCTCAAGTCTTTGCTAATGCTGGTGCAGGATTAGTTTTGACTCAATCAGAATTAACCGCTCAAATTTTGCAAGAAACCGTCTTAGAATTACTGCATTCTCCTTCTCAATTGAAGGCAATGGCAACCAAAGCTAAAAATTTAGCCATGATTGATAGTGCTAAACGTTTAGCTAATTTAGTAGACAACTTGCTGACAAAATCAACTCAATAGAAAGGAGTAAAAAAAAACGATCAACTTTCAGAATTTTGTTTGCTCATTGCTATAGCAATTTGATAAATTTCTTGGCGAGATTGAGTAGTTAAACTAGCTAAATGACGACTAGCTTGAGACTTATTCATCCCTTGTTGCAACAATTGTTCTAACTGATGCTTTAATTCGGTTTCTGATAAAGTTACGTTCGTTGCTACTGGTTTACCTGCAATTACTAAGGTATATTCTCCTTTAGGTTGACGTACTTCAGTATACAAAGCGATCGCATCGGCAATTGTGCCTCGCCAAAATTCTTCATAAAGTTTGGTTAATTCTCTTGCTAGTACTATTTTTCTTTCTGAACCTAACACCTGTTCTAAATCTTTTAAAGTTGATAATAAACGATGGGGTGCTTCATAAAAAATCATTGTTCGACTTTGATCTTTAATTTCATCGAGGCGAGTAGTTCTTTCTTTATTTTTATAGGGCAGAAAACCTTCAAAAACAAATCTTGCTGTGGCTAAACCAGAAGCAGCTAAAGCAGTAATTGCTGCTGTTATACCAGGAATTGGAATTACTTCTATTCCCAATTCCACAGCAGCTTTAACCAATTGATAACCAGGATCGGAAATACTAGGCATTCCGGCATCACTAACTACCGCAATGTCTTTCCCCTCCTGTAATCTAGTTAACAATTCTGGAATACGAGTAGCTTGATTATGTTCGTGATAACTAATTTGAGATGTATTAATCTGCAAATGTTGTAATAATTTTCCAGTATGACGAGTATCTTCTGCTGCAATCAAATCTACTTCTTGTAGAATGCGAATTGCTCTTAAAGTAATATCCTCTACATTACCTATCGGTGTTCCTACTAAATAAAGTTTTCCTAAAACCAAATTTTTGCTCATTTTAAATCTAGGATAATATTCGGAAGTCTTATGGTCATTAACTGTGCTAAGACAGAGTAAAGAAAATTGAGCTTCAATTTTTCTATTGATATTGTT from Stanieria cyanosphaera PCC 7437 encodes:
- a CDS encoding chromosome segregation SMC protein → MEDINNYLNAIQQEIIAEEKTVKVARLIILLTKIEKELNTVKSTLTKLQLHQKNYKQDSPLAEQIEQKLETVEQLLAKIRKARLNLNYYFI
- the murG gene encoding undecaprenyldiphospho-muramoylpentapeptide beta-N-acetylglucosaminyltransferase, encoding MSRKSTCLLIAASGTGGHLFPALAVAEQLSDYQIEWLGVANRLEKTLVPDCYTRHTINIEGFQQGFGLKTLPILVRFVMAVFQVRQLIKKYQIDAVFTTGGYIAAPAILAARLQNIPAILHESNYIPGKVTRWLSRWCDVVALGFAGTAQYLPNIETVYVSTPVRSQFFSSQNLDLAIPPGVPLIVVVGGSQGAVAVNQLVRQAAAAWLDLGAYIVHLTGEKDLDVQSFQHPHYICLPFYENMAGLLQRANLVISRAGAGTLTELAVTSTPAILIPYPYAAEDHQTYNAQVFANAGAGLVLTQSELTAQILQETVLELLHSPSQLKAMATKAKNLAMIDSAKRLANLVDNLLTKSTQ
- the rsmI gene encoding 16S rRNA (cytidine(1402)-2'-O)-methyltransferase gives rise to the protein MSKNLVLGKLYLVGTPIGNVEDITLRAIRILQEVDLIAAEDTRHTGKLLQHLQINTSQISYHEHNQATRIPELLTRLQEGKDIAVVSDAGMPSISDPGYQLVKAAVELGIEVIPIPGITAAITALAASGLATARFVFEGFLPYKNKERTTRLDEIKDQSRTMIFYEAPHRLLSTLKDLEQVLGSERKIVLARELTKLYEEFWRGTIADAIALYTEVRQPKGEYTLVIAGKPVATNVTLSETELKHQLEQLLQQGMNKSQASRHLASLTTQSRQEIYQIAIAMSKQNSES